The following are encoded in a window of Risungbinella massiliensis genomic DNA:
- a CDS encoding aldo/keto reductase: protein MPWLGLGVWKMDSGQEVEASVRDAIEAGYRHIDTAAIYKNEEGVGRAIKDAGIGREELFVTTKVWNDDFGYETTLRAFEESRKKLGLDYLDLYLVHWPVTGKYLETYRALEKLYQDGYVRSIGVSNFHIHHLEDLKQHFETTPVVNQVEYHPRLTQKPLHTYCREHGIQLEAWSPLMQGKILDEPTISAIAEKYGKNPAQIVLRWDLQNEVVTIPKSSRKERIISNADLFDFELTAEEVAQIDALNQDQRVGRDPDTF from the coding sequence ATGCCTTGGTTGGGACTTGGTGTCTGGAAAATGGATTCCGGACAAGAGGTAGAAGCTTCTGTACGTGATGCGATTGAAGCTGGTTATCGTCATATTGACACGGCTGCCATCTACAAGAATGAAGAAGGGGTAGGCCGTGCCATTAAGGATGCTGGTATCGGAAGAGAAGAACTTTTTGTCACCACCAAAGTATGGAATGATGACTTCGGCTACGAAACCACCCTTCGTGCTTTTGAGGAGAGTCGGAAAAAGTTAGGACTTGATTATCTTGATCTCTATCTAGTACATTGGCCTGTCACGGGAAAATATCTCGAAACGTATCGTGCGTTAGAAAAATTGTATCAAGATGGCTATGTACGCTCCATCGGGGTTAGTAATTTTCACATTCATCATCTTGAAGATCTAAAACAACACTTTGAGACGACTCCTGTGGTAAACCAAGTGGAATACCATCCGCGTCTTACTCAAAAACCTCTACATACGTATTGTCGTGAACATGGAATCCAACTGGAGGCTTGGAGTCCGCTGATGCAAGGGAAAATCTTAGATGAGCCAACGATCTCTGCAATTGCAGAAAAGTATGGGAAGAACCCAGCTCAAATAGTATTGCGTTGGGATCTGCAAAATGAAGTTGTTACCATCCCTAAATCATCACGTAAAGAACGTATTATCTCCAATGCAGATCTATTTGATTTTGAATTGACAGCAGAGGAAGTAGCGCAAATCGATGCATTGAACCAAGATCAACGTGTCGGCCGTGATCCAGATACTTTCTAG